In Fibrobacter sp. UWR2, a single window of DNA contains:
- the rfbD gene encoding dTDP-4-dehydrorhamnose reductase, with protein sequence MIFFVTGVGGQLGHDVVNELVSRGHVAVGSDIASEYAGVADGSAVTKAEYRQLDITDAKAVERVLMDVKPDAVVHCAAWTAVDLAEDADKQEKVRAINAYGTENIAHICKALDCKMTYISTDYVFDGQGTEPWKPDCKDYKPLNVYGQTKLEGELAVSGTLEKFFIVRIAWVFGLNGKNFIKTMLNVGKTHDTVRVVNDQIGTPTYTLDLARLLVDMNETEKYGYYHATNEGGYISWYDFTCEIYRQAGLKTKVIPVTTAEYGLSKAARPFNSRLDKCKLVEAGFKPLPTWQDALARYLKEIGE encoded by the coding sequence ATGATTTTTTTTGTAACGGGTGTTGGGGGCCAATTAGGTCATGATGTGGTGAACGAACTCGTATCTCGTGGGCATGTTGCCGTGGGGAGCGATATCGCTTCAGAATACGCGGGCGTTGCTGATGGTTCTGCTGTTACAAAGGCGGAGTATCGTCAACTGGATATCACAGATGCGAAAGCGGTAGAACGGGTCTTGATGGATGTCAAACCCGATGCGGTTGTTCATTGTGCGGCGTGGACTGCTGTTGATTTGGCGGAAGATGCTGACAAACAGGAAAAAGTTCGTGCAATCAATGCGTATGGCACCGAAAATATTGCACATATTTGCAAGGCTCTTGATTGCAAGATGACCTACATCAGCACGGACTACGTTTTTGACGGCCAGGGGACGGAACCCTGGAAGCCCGATTGCAAGGATTACAAGCCCCTGAACGTTTACGGTCAAACCAAACTTGAAGGCGAACTCGCCGTGAGCGGGACCTTGGAGAAGTTCTTTATTGTGCGTATCGCGTGGGTGTTCGGTCTCAACGGCAAGAATTTCATTAAGACGATGCTTAATGTGGGTAAGACTCATGACACCGTGCGCGTGGTGAACGACCAGATCGGCACGCCGACCTATACTTTGGATTTAGCTCGGTTGCTCGTGGATATGAACGAGACTGAAAAATATGGTTACTACCATGCTACTAACGAAGGTGGATACATCAGCTGGTATGATTTTACTTGCGAAATCTATCGACAGGCTGGCTTGAAGACCAAGGTTATTCCTGTAACGACTGCCGAATACGGCCTCAGCAAGGCTGCGCGCCCGTTCAACAGCCGCTTGGACAAGTGCAAACTCGTAGAAGCCGGTTTCAAACCGCTTCCCACATGGCAGGACGCTCTTGCACGATATTTAAAAGAAATAGGAGAATAA